The following coding sequences are from one Plasmodium knowlesi strain H genome assembly, chromosome: 9 window:
- a CDS encoding protein phosphatase PPM2, putative, translated as MGAYLSAPKTNKESLDGGNLELDPSRYGLSCMQGWRKNMEDSHICYNNLKLNEIEEDVSIYGVFDGHGGPNVSKWISYNFRRIFLRCIKEASEELTKKNLNKSKHYKLKLIKLTLEKTFLKLDEEMLLTENQEKLKKYSVPTQENEEESDTRENYLYSILNDIISKNISIKAIEKDGKRCLQVVYNKDGNPVEEGSAESSTTLTDEENNKSLDLLGDTDSLVKNEEDKNENEDGDEGGQKETEEEKGANKVALKESCKDDGSTQDGNSKILKKDDEISESLTAKGEEEKGAIKGEVEKCKKDEKTEDDKEKNSTCKIEKTNEEEKNKEAYVTGGKCEMDTNKAISNSSGSENNGKVKDEDGKENVDGYAKDGESAETNAKRLKKGMNNEYSSNEKEMNKEEDLSDVGSGSTCEPVVKAELTYDNLKCMEEAAAKEAKNNGANGNLSGFDESALRLYEKGSSSSEEGFSYDETVTNVIDNNISSNNDTSNEADDCNGLYSSDELRLFENYYSNDYEDNIAYSCGSTALVAVILKGYLIVANAGDSRAIVCFNGNSLGMSTDHKPHLQEEEARIKKAGGYISNGRVDGNLNLTRAIGDLHYKRDPFLPQKDQKISAFPEVTCVTLTPEDEFLFLACDGIWDCKDGQDVVGFVKTRLEKFEEPTSDEAVIDSTDNSNENATTTITTNENIVNSMGNDEKEKSKELEQSAESKEKTNVQGGVVDSPIGKKNNNKISPKGTNNNDEGVENGSEKESKEEQRELSEDAQGEDDLDEEDDDNDGLEMDRYDEDDTKFDSAPVIVRKKFEKFNKLSQICEELCDECLSNNYKENDGIGCDNMTCLIVQYNPVYKIHTEKKFLNIDDIE; from the coding sequence ATGGGAGCGTACTTGTCAGCACCTAAAACGAATAAGGAGTCCCTGGACGGAGGAAACTTAGAGCTAGACCCAAGCAGATATGGACTGTCGTGCATGCAAGGATGGAGGAAGAACATGGAAGATAGTCACATTTGCTACAACAATCTGAAACTGAACGAAATAGAGGAGGATGTATCCATTTATGGTGTTTTCGATGGACATGGAGGACCAAATGTATCAAAATGGATTTCGTATAATTTCCGAAGGATCTTTTTAAGGTGCATAAAAGAAGCTAGTGAAGAATTAACAAAGAAGAATCTGAACAAGTCTAAACATTATAAATTGAAACTAATAAAATTAACCCTTGAAaaaacctttttaaaattagatGAAGAAATGCTGCTCACGGAGAAtcaagaaaaattaaaaaaatatagcgtACCAAcacaagaaaatgaagaggaatcGGACACTAGGGAGAATTATTTGTATTCCATTTTGAACGACATAATATCGAAAAATATCAGCATCAAAGCTATAGAGAAAGATGGGAAGAGGTGTTTACAGGTTGTTTATAATAAGGACGGAAATCCAGTAGAAGAGGGCAGTGCAGAATCATCCACCACGCTAACCGATGAGGAAAATAACAAATCACTGGATTTGTTAGGCGACACGGATAGTTTAGTTAAGAACGAGGAGGACAAGAACGAAAACGAAGATGGTGATGAAGGTGGGCAAAAGgaaacagaagaagagaagggaGCGAATAAAGTTGCCCTGAAGGAGAGCTGCAAAGACGATGGAAGCACGCAAGATGGGAAcagtaaaattttaaagaaagaCGACGAAATTTCGGAGAGTTTAACCGCCaagggtgaagaagaaaaaggtgctATCAAGGGGGAAGtagaaaagtgcaaaaaggacgaaaaaacagaagacgataaggagaaaaatagtACATGTAAgatagaaaaaacaaatgaagaggagaaaaataaggaagcATATGTGACTGGGGGTAAATGTGAGATGGACACAAATAAGGCAATATCAAATTCAAGTGGCAGCGAAAATAATGGCAAGGTGAAAGACGAAGATGGTAAGGAAAATGTGGATGGATATGCCAAGGACGGCGAAAGCGCAGAAACGAATGCGAAGAGGTTAAAGAAAGGCATGAATAACGAGTATTCTAgcaacgaaaaggaaatgaacaaGGAGGAGGACCTCAGTGATGTCGGTAGTGGAAGTACATGCGAACCGGTGGTTAAAGCCGAACTGACGTATGACAATCTAAAATGCATGGAGGAAGCAGCGGCGAAGGAAGCGAAAAATAATGGGGCAAATGGGAATTTATCTGGGTTTGACGAAAGCGCCCTGAGGTtatatgaaaaaggaagtagtAGCAGTGAAGAAGGATTTTCCTACGACGAGACTGTCACAAATGTTATAGATAACAACATAAGTAGTAACAACGACACGAGTAACGAGGCAGACGATTGCAATGGATTATACTCGTCTGATGAATTACGCCTATTTGAAAATTACTATTCAAATGATTATGAGGATAACATAGCTTATAGTTGCGGGTCGACAGCACTAGTAGCAGTTATCCTTAAGGGGTACCTTATAGTTGCCAATGCAGGAGATTCTAGAGCCATCGTTTGTTTTAATGGAAACTCGTTAGGTATGTCTACTGACCATAAGCCTCATTtgcaggaagaagaagcccGCATTAAAAAGGCAGGAGGATATATTTCCAATGGAAGGGTAGATGGAAATTTAAATTTGACAAGAGCTATTGGTGATTTGCACTATAAAAGGGATCCATTTTTACCTCAGAAGGATCAGAAAATTTCTGCATTTCCGGAAGTTACTTGTGTTACATTAACTCCAGAAgatgaatttttatttcttgctTGTGATGGTATATGGGATTGTAAGGATGGACAAGACGTGGTCGGGTTCGTTAAGACCAGACTTGAAAAGTTCGAAGAACCAACAAGTGACGAAGCTGTAATTGACAGTACAGACAACAGTAATGAAAATGCCACAACGACTATTACGACTAATGAAAATATCGTTAACAGTATGGGTAATgacgaaaaggagaaatcgAAAGAGTTAGAACAAAGTGCAGAAAGCAAGGAGAAGACAAATGTACAAGGAGGGGTAGTGGACTCACCGATAGGtaagaagaacaacaacaaaatatCTCCCAAGGGAACGAATAATAACGATGAGGGTGTTGAAAATGGTAGTGAGAAAGAAAGCAAAGAGGAACAAAGAGAACTTTCTGAAGATGCTCAGGGGGAGGATGActtggatgaagaagatgacgACAACGATGGATTAGAAATGGATAGgtatgatgaggatgacacCAAATTTGATTCCGCACCAGTTATTGTcaggaaaaaattcgaaaaatttaataagCTCTCTCAGATTTGTGAAGAGCTGTGTGATGAGTGCTTGTCCAACAATTACAAGGAGAACGATGGAATTGGATGCGATAACATGACATGCCTGATCGTTCAGTACAATCCTGTTTATAAAATACACACAGagaagaagtttttaaatataGACGATATTGAGTGA